The Fragaria vesca subsp. vesca linkage group LG2, FraVesHawaii_1.0, whole genome shotgun sequence genome includes a window with the following:
- the LOC101297979 gene encoding thioredoxin-related transmembrane protein 2-like: MEKKQSKAMELLNEMVSEPYHLLHFLAFFSYFVIRTSAAQILSPHITSRLFLREIQAALALGVFAAIKIVREETWEGFISDTLFFAKIFLLALTLIMDYHLTLWYAVIFAGIYIFTQQPAFKKLGTSSKITPLQLESLLTEGSTSRLWLVEFRAAYSPSCIRSSRCFPELSITYSNKGFSFGIVDLGLFPNAAQYFGISLSGSMGQLPAYILFSHGSEVARYPELVAESKGSRSPITKRFLSQYFKLDLLLLEYINGK; the protein is encoded by the exons ATGGAGAAGAAGCAGAGCAAAGCAATGGAGTTGTTAAACGAGATGGTATCAGAGCCATACCATCTCCTCCATTTCTTGGCTTTCTTCTCTTACTTTGTAATCCGCACTTCCGCTGCTCAAATCCTCTCTCCCCATATCACCTCCCGTCTCTTTCTCCGAGAAATCCAAGCCGCTTTGGCCTTGGGCGTCTTCGCTGCCATCAAG ATAGTGAGGGAAGAAACCTGGGAGGGTTTTATTTCAGATACGCTCTTCTTTGCGAAG ATTTTTCTTCTTGCACTTACTTTGATAATGGATTACCACTTGACTCTCTGGTACGCAGTGATATTTGCAG GGATTTATATTTTCACACAACAGCCGGCCTTTAAGAAATTAG GTACTTCAAGTAAGATAACACCATTGCAGCTGGAAAGCTTGCTGACGGAAGGGAGCACATCTAGACTTTGGCTG GTTGAATTTCGTGCTGCGTATTCACCTTCTTGCATACGCTCAAGTCGGTGCTTTCCTGAGCTTTCTATCAC ATATTCAAACAAAGGCTTTTCTTTTGGAATAGTTGACCTTGGCCTCTTCCCAAATGCTGCACAGTATTTCGGAATATCACTCTCTG GCAGCATGGGACAACTTCCTGCATACATATTATTCTCACATGGATCTGAAGTTGCTCGCTATCCTGAGTTGGTTGCTGAATCAAAAGGTTCTCGTTCTCCCATAACTAAG AGATTTCTTTCACAGTACTTCAAGCTCGACCTGCTCCTTCTCGAGTACATAAATGGTAAATAG